In Cryptococcus gattii WM276 chromosome A, complete sequence, one genomic interval encodes:
- a CDS encoding Succinate-CoA ligase (ADP-forming), putative (Similar to TIGR gene model, INSD accession AAW41224.1) produces the protein MIRGFKQARAAVKPLKTASQQKRNLSIHEYQSVQLLNSYGIPTPKALPAFSAAEAESVAKSFGKDELVIKAQVLAGGRGKGHFDSGFQGGVQMVDSPAQAKEYAEKMLGHKLITKQTGAAGRICNAVMLAERMPPQKEYYAAVLNDRTTGGPVLVTSSQGGMNIEDVAKETPDAIITTPLDFDNGISSAEALELAKKLGFKENAQKNAADVFAKLYTIFKEKDSTQIEINPLAELSNGQVLCMDAKFGFDDNADFRQADIFKLRDTTQEDAQEVEAAQYGLNFIKLDGDIGCLVNGAGLAMATMDVLNLHGGSPANFLDVGGGATADAVKKAFELLLTSKNVKSIFVNIFGGIMRCDVIAEGIIKATKELQLEIPLVVRLQGTKEEEAKKMIRESGLKIFPFDGLDEAAAKAVEAARA, from the exons ATGATCCGAGGATTCAAGCAAGCCCGTGCCGCTGTCAAG CCCCTCAAGACCGCTTCTCAGCAGAAGAGGAATCTCTCCATCCACGAGTACCAGTCCGTCCAGCTTCTCAACTCT TATGGTATCCCTACACCCAAGGCCCTCCCTGCCTTCTCTGCCGCTGAGGCTGAGAGCGTTGCTAAGAGCTTTG GCAAGGACGAGCTTGTGATCAAGGCTCAAGTGTTGGCTGGTGGCCGAGGAAAGGGTCACTTTGACTCTGGTTTCCAGGGTGGTGTGCAGATGGTCGACTC TCCCGCTCAGGCCAAGGAGTACGCCGAAAAGATGCTTGGCCACAAACTCATCACCAAGCAAACCGGTGCCGCCGGCCGAATCTGTAACGCCGTCATGCTCGCTGAGCGAATGCCCCCTCAAAAAGAGTATTACGCGGCTGTCCTCAACGACCGAACCACCGGTGGTCCCGTGCTCGTCACCTCCAGCCAGGGTGGTATGAACATTGAGGACGTTGCCAAGGAGACTCCCGATGCCATCATCACCACTCCCTTGGACTTTGACAACGGTATCAGCTCTGCGGAGGCTTTGGAGCTCGCCAAGAAGCTTGGATTCAAAGAGAACGCCCAGAAGAACGCCGCCGACGTCTTTGCCAAGTTGTACACCATCTTCAAGGAGAAGGACTCTACCCAGATTGAAATCAACCCCTTGGCTGAGTTGAGCAACGGTCAGGTTCTCTG TATGGACGCCAAGTTTGGTTTCGACGATAACGCCGACTTCCGACAGGCGGACATCTTCAAGCTCCGAGACACCACCCAGGAGGATGCTCAGGAAGTCGAGGCTGCCCAGTACGGTCTCAACTTTATCAAGCTTGACGGTGACATTGGCTGTCTCGTTAACGGTGCCGGTCTTGCCATGGCTACCATGGACGTCCTCAACCTCCATGGTGGTTCTCCCGCCAACTTC CTTGACgttggtggtggtgctACCGCCGATGCCGTCAAGAAGGCTTTTGAGCTCCTTTTGACTTCCAAGAACGTCAAGTCCATCTTTGTTAATATCT TCGGTGGTATTATGCGATGCGACGTTATTGCCGAAGGTATCATCAAGGCCACCAAGGAACTCCAGCTCGAGATCCCTCTTGTTGTCAGATTACAGGGTAccaaggaagaggaggctAAGAAGATGATCAGGGAGTCTGGTTTGAAGATCTTCCCCTTCG ATGGTTTGGACGAGGCTGCTGCCAAGGCTGTTGAGGCCGCCCGAGCTTAA